The genomic interval AGTATTTTGGACATTTCTTATCACCATCTTTTATTGTTCTCTTGTAAATAGCAATTTTTATTTTGTGTATCCCCATGAGTTAATTTTCATATGCATGAAGTATCTAAGCATTATCCATGCTCCAAGAAGAACAAATATCATAAATACGAAGCTTGACACTGCCATTTGAATATCTCCACTGAGAATATGACCCGAAGCACATCCATTAGCCATTCTCGCTCCGAATAGTACCATAAATGCTCCAACGAATGCACCAATAGGTCTGTACTTTGGATCATGGCTTCTACTCCATATCTTTGGCACCTGCGGTTTAAAACCCATGTATCTTCTGGATATAAGAGTAGCCGCAATCAAACCTCCAAGAAATGAGCTTAAATCTGTAAAAGGTTCCCAACCAATTTCACTAAAAGGAAGATTAACTGCCACTCCATTAACAATGTGAAGACCACCAAATAATTGGAAATATGCATTCGATGCTGCCCAAGTTGGATTCACCAGATAGGACAACTGAGCTCCTATCCATGAAAATGTTGTTGATTCCCCAAATATCTGATGTAATATTATTACCGCCACAGCCGTAATTGTGAAAGCGAGACCTAAAGGAATTGTCATTCTTGCGTTTTCTGTACTGCTTTCATTGATAAGTCTAGTCAAGTATTTATTTGCTTTCGGATATTTTTCGAAGTCTTCGTTTATCACCAAATCAAAAGTTATCTTATTCTTACTTTTCCCAAGCATATGGTAACCGCAAGAATTTTTTACTTTTGTCCTTGGATATCTAGGGAGAAGAAGAAATACGGCAATTAGAATTATTCCAAATATTAGACTGACCAAAAACACACCTATTTTACTTGTTATCCCAAATATTGATGCCCATGTAATTGGTCCAAAATTTAAAGTATCCCAGAAGAACCATTTTACGTTTCCAAATATTACAGACCAGGTGAATGCGCCTAACAGTCCACCCAAAGCCGCATATATTGCATCTCTTCTTCCCTGTCCAAGTGCTATCCAAATAGTTCCTGGAAAATAACCTGCGAGTCCAACTCCTGCTCCGAATATAAGTCCACCAATCACAATTCCAGGAACGAAGAAATCTTTAATTCCAAAATTTGGATGCGTAATCAGAGCCACAAGGTAGAGCAATATTGCACCGACACCTATTGCAAAACCAAAACATACCATTAAAAATCTGTCTTGAAAAGCCATAACTCGAAACAGTGTATCTGGATCGGTGAAATTCCACAACTCCAATGGTATGGCGAGAGGGAGTGCTACAATTAGTCCAAGCAGGAGAGGCGCCTTTGTTTGGTGGAAAACATACTGCATTATTATACCGGCAATTAATAACGATAGCGCAAGAATCAAAAGAGCATAAACGGCTTTCCAAAATATGTATTTGTCTTTCTTGAATGATTTATCTTCAACATTTTTATTAGTAATATTTTCAGTCATAACTTTTCACTAACAAATAAGAAGAAAATAATATTTGAATGTATTCATTAAAATACCGAAATGCAAGTATTTTAGGAAACGTTGCACAAAATTTATACATTTGTGTATAATAAACAAAAGTGGTTGAGAATTTTGGTATTGCAATTTTAGATCAAGAAGGAGAATACGTTTTAAAGCCATTTTTCTCAGACATTCCTAAGATTTCGAAATTAATAATAATATGTGATTCAAAGATAGAATATAATGATTCAAAGCGCGAAATTATCAATTTCCTCAAATTAAAAGCGATAAAATCTGAATTTATTGAGATTAAAGATGTGGGTAACTTTTTTCAGATATTTCTTGTTCTACAGAAGATTTGTAAGTATAAAAATAAGCCAACATGGGTTAATATATCTTGTGGGTCAGGAATAGGGGTTTCGGCGCTAACCATTCATGCATATAACGAAGATATTTTGATGATAGTTTATGATAAATATAAAGATTCAACTACTGTGATCAATGTCAAAAAATTGAAGAAAGTTAACATATACAAAGGCCCTTATATGAAGCTAATGAAAGAAATGTCGACTAATGGAAAAACAATTGAAGAACTTTCCATTTCGTTGAACATAACAAACTCAGCTACTTCAAGAAGACTAAAAAACCTTTTACTGTTTGGATTAATCATTAGAAACGGAACAGGAAAAAGAAACTACCCATATGTTCACTTTTTGACAGAATTTGGTAAGCTATTTCTGACATAAGTTTGTATTTTAGCTGTTTCGAATGGAAGCTTATTGATTGAACTGAAGATCTTAACACATAATCTGTTTGTGGCATTAGAGATTTATATTAGAAAAAAATCGAGAGAAATCAAGAAAATTCTAGTTAATTGAAATAGAACGCGACATAACGACCAGATTTCCCTGCTTTTATCACCACGATACCTTATAAGGTACCTCAAGGAGGTCCTTCTGTTTTCTTACTCTTTCCAGATCGCTAATATTTCCACTGTCGTCTACCACAATATGCAGTTCCTCCGGTTTCAGCAGCATTTTCTACACTGAGTACCTCTTCATGAGGTCTGAGGACATCGTCCCTTTCAGGAG from Thermoplasmatales archaeon carries:
- a CDS encoding YeeE/YedE family protein, which produces MTENITNKNVEDKSFKKDKYIFWKAVYALLILALSLLIAGIIMQYVFHQTKAPLLLGLIVALPLAIPLELWNFTDPDTLFRVMAFQDRFLMVCFGFAIGVGAILLYLVALITHPNFGIKDFFVPGIVIGGLIFGAGVGLAGYFPGTIWIALGQGRRDAIYAALGGLLGAFTWSVIFGNVKWFFWDTLNFGPITWASIFGITSKIGVFLVSLIFGIILIAVFLLLPRYPRTKVKNSCGYHMLGKSKNKITFDLVINEDFEKYPKANKYLTRLINESSTENARMTIPLGLAFTITAVAVIILHQIFGESTTFSWIGAQLSYLVNPTWAASNAYFQLFGGLHIVNGVAVNLPFSEIGWEPFTDLSSFLGGLIAATLISRRYMGFKPQVPKIWSRSHDPKYRPIGAFVGAFMVLFGARMANGCASGHILSGDIQMAVSSFVFMIFVLLGAWIMLRYFMHMKINSWGYTK